The nucleotide sequence ctcatatcatcagggttaaaagcaagagtatcccatatcatgctttttccctgttttttcttttggccttgtttttacctgcaagacaaggagaaagagagcaatcagtcagcacttggaatcaagcttccagccaggaactgactgcctggaaccccttacctgattacttacctggcattgctctcgagtactcatcttcatcatcttatgtttccagggaagattccgcatctgcttgaggaacagatagggcaagtgcgaaggatacaaggaagcatgtggagacaagcgtaacagcacacgtgccgatacatccattactctgtcaaaagcaaaagtatcccatatcagcagggtggaacgtactctagatttgatggacttgttttgaccctcaaattcttcagtcggccttatactctggaggaaaccagaaaaccctccagctcagttcaagaataagcctgtggaaagttacttcttcaaaagcaaaagtatctcatatcatctcttctcatttttcttctctttatccttcatgctgctgcaagatggggagaaggtgaacaatcagtcggagctctgattgcttaccttgtctgtcacctctttcagcagaccccctagctcggcgacttgggggactcctactacatggtttgtatcgcacttgaccaagcctgaaactacaagtaagcttcaagtgaaattgatacattaccttgtgcatctccaccagttaaagataccacccctggatggaggaagagtacttccagagaagatgccacatctacctatgagacagataaggcaagtcaagacgacaccacactccgatacttagaagtttcgtgattacgagatcattctcccacaatatttcctaatgtcatttgtactaaatcattcactcgtactcactaaaggagagcttgaacctatgtacttgtgtaaacccttcacaattaatgagaactcttctattccgtggacgtagccaatctgggtgaaccacgtacatcttgtgtttgctttcctatctctatccatttatatacttatccacactaatgaccggagcaatctagcgaagatcacaaaaagcgaccgttttcgttacctaggatctatcttgcaagagaacggagaattagatggagatctcaaccatagaatacgagctggatggaaagagtgcatccggcgtgttgtgtgaccgttgtaggccactgaagctcaagggaaaattttataggacggcaataaggccagcgatgttgtatggcagagaatgttgggtggtgaagcatcaacacgtacacaaaatgggtgtagcggagatgaggatgcttcgtgggatgtgtgggcacacgagaaaggataagattgggaatgaggatatccgaggtaaagtaggagtagccgaaattgtaggaaagatgagagaaaatcggctctggtgatttggacatgtgcaaagaaggccgactgacgctccggttcgaagatgtgactacgggacagaggttcagggccgaaggggtagaggaagacctaggaaaactttggaagagactctaagaaaagacttagagtacttggatctaacggagggcatgacacaaaaccgagcgcaatggcgttctaggattcatatagccgaccccacttagtgggaaaaggctttgttgttgttgttgttatgcaacttgttttgcaggtttttACCTTTTAGGTTTTATATTAGAGGGCCTCtctttttcttgcattttctttttcaaaatggGTAAGGTGTATGTCCTTAttcttttcttgtatttttgtttttcgtgCTTTATGAGAGGTAATGTTTATGTTCCTTGACTATATGtaactctttttctttcataTCAATAAATTTTTCTCATACCGTCATAGTTCTAAAAAAAGAGGGAATGAAATATGTAACAATGTCCATATAGCGTATTTCtagtgagaaataaaaatatactTCTCGAGCGAGTAGCCACAATGCCAGGAAAAAAATTGAGCTTACACAAATCTTTGATGCGGATGCAGTTACGAAGAAAGGCTTTGATTTCTGCCATCTCCTTCAAAGGCTCAGAACTTCAAGTGTGGAAGCAAAACACTCTCGGGGGACTCAGATTATGCTTCTTCCACACTTGAAGCAATTTCCATTTCCTCAAAAGCTCGGAACTTGCTTCTGCTCATCATCTCACTCTGCTCTTCATCTTCTCCACACACTCTCACCCAATCCCTCCGCCGACTTAGCTGCTTCCCTACAGGGCCGTATTTCACACCCTCGTCTCCTTCAAATCCACGCTCATGTCTTTCAGCTCGGCGCTCACCAGGACAACCTGATCGCCACTCGCCTCATCGGCCATTACCCGTCTCACCTCGCTCTCGGAGTCTTTCGTCAGCTCCGAAAACCCAACATTTTCTCTTTCAATGCAATCATCAGGGTCTTGGCTGAAGAGGGTCTCTTCTCCCATGCATTTTCACTCTTCAAATGCTTAAAACAGATCTCTCTTTTGCCTAATGACTTCACCTTCTCGTTCCTTCTCAAGGCCTCTTTTCGCACCCAAAACCCTCGTTATGTCAAACAGATTCAAACCCATGCTACGAAAATGGGGTTTCTTTGCAATACATTTGTTTGCAATAGCCTGCTTGCCGTGTATGCTCGCGGACTTAAAGATTTGGCTTCTGCACGTctggtgtttgatgaaatgcctgAGACGGGTGATGTTTACTGTTGGACATCGTTGATTGCGGGTTATGCTCAGTCAGGTCAGAGTGAGGAAGTGTTGCGGCTTTTCTTAATGATGGTTAATGAAAATTTGCGGCCGGAAGATGATACAATGGTTAGCGTCTTGTCAGCGTGTTCGAATCTTGAGATGGTTGCAGTTGAGAAATGGGTTGAGATCCTGTCCGACGTTATCGATAATGTTGACACTAAGAATTCTGGTTGCGACTCTGTCAACACTGTCCTTGTATATCTGTATGGGAAATGGGGAAAGGTTAAGAAAAGTAGGGAAAGATTTGATGAAATTGGTGATAATGGAAAGCGAAGCGTGCTTGCTTGGAATGCCATGATAGGTGCGTATGTTCAGAATGGTTGTCCTCTGGAGTCTCTGAGTCTTTTCCGCTTAATGGTAGAAAATCCCAGTTATAGGCCTAACCATGTTACAATGGTTAACGTGCTTTCAGCTTGCGCGCAAATTGGCGATTTAGACCTTGGTTCATGGGTTCACCAATACCTGAACTCTAAAGGA is from Malus sylvestris chromosome 5, drMalSylv7.2, whole genome shotgun sequence and encodes:
- the LOC126624284 gene encoding pentatricopeptide repeat-containing protein At1g08070, chloroplastic-like; the encoded protein is MLLPHLKQFPFPQKLGTCFCSSSHSALHLLHTLSPNPSADLAASLQGRISHPRLLQIHAHVFQLGAHQDNLIATRLIGHYPSHLALGVFRQLRKPNIFSFNAIIRVLAEEGLFSHAFSLFKCLKQISLLPNDFTFSFLLKASFRTQNPRYVKQIQTHATKMGFLCNTFVCNSLLAVYARGLKDLASARLVFDEMPETGDVYCWTSLIAGYAQSGQSEEVLRLFLMMVNENLRPEDDTMVSVLSACSNLEMVAVEKWVEILSDVIDNVDTKNSGCDSVNTVLVYLYGKWGKVKKSRERFDEIGDNGKRSVLAWNAMIGAYVQNGCPLESLSLFRLMVENPSYRPNHVTMVNVLSACAQIGDLDLGSWVHQYLNSKGSKGVIRSNRILATALIDMYSKCGSLERAKEVFDQMLTKDIVSFNAMIMGLAVNSEGEEALRLFPKIQEFGLQPNAGTFLGALCACSHSGLSEKGRQIFKDMTSRFSVYPKLEHYACYIDLLARVGLVEEALDVVNSMPFEPNSFVWGALLGGCLLHSRVDLAQYVSNRLAQVDPENSGGFVMLANTLASDHRWGDVSGLRRFMREKGVAKQPGCSWISINGVVQEFVVGCPSHPQVEIIYNTLDGLVKQMKIASF